A genome region from Synergistaceae bacterium includes the following:
- the alr gene encoding alanine racemase, which produces MIYEAPTRMEISLDNAAHNWHEIEKLVGDRTIYPVIKKDAYGHGAVRLSRLYQSMGCKNFAVARLEEAIALREAGMEESILVLGQVSPDSVDVALHYDVTCTCAEMAYAEALSRVAAARGTRGKIHVKIDTGMGRLGFKPQEFESYADKLFSLPGIDVEGIYTHFALADEEESDYTDVQFGRFQRTLAFLERRGLTVRVRHVCNSAGILRHPDKYLDAVRPGILLYGVSPLPVLPEGVELKPIFSFKTVVESIHDTEAGSGISYGLRYIAKRKERTAVIPVGYGDGWTRTLSLKTEVLIRGKRCPVLGTICMDHMMVDVTDLDHTELGDEVVLVGTQGEESITIEEIASLRGTIPYEIPLALTESVRRVYV; this is translated from the coding sequence ATGATTTATGAAGCGCCGACGCGCATGGAAATCAGCCTGGACAATGCCGCTCATAACTGGCATGAAATTGAAAAACTCGTTGGCGACCGGACGATTTATCCGGTCATCAAGAAGGATGCCTATGGACATGGGGCGGTTCGGCTGTCTCGGCTCTATCAAAGCATGGGCTGTAAAAATTTTGCCGTGGCCCGTTTGGAAGAGGCCATCGCGCTGAGAGAGGCGGGAATGGAGGAGTCCATTCTCGTCCTGGGGCAGGTTTCTCCGGATTCTGTCGACGTGGCGCTGCACTATGACGTCACCTGCACATGTGCGGAAATGGCTTACGCGGAGGCGTTGAGCCGTGTGGCCGCCGCGCGCGGAACAAGGGGGAAAATCCACGTCAAAATCGACACTGGCATGGGGCGTCTGGGGTTCAAACCGCAGGAATTTGAAAGTTATGCCGATAAACTTTTTTCCCTTCCCGGTATTGATGTGGAGGGGATTTATACGCACTTCGCGCTTGCCGACGAAGAAGAATCGGATTACACTGATGTCCAGTTCGGGCGTTTTCAGCGGACGCTGGCTTTTTTGGAGCGCCGCGGTCTGACGGTTCGTGTGCGGCATGTCTGCAACAGCGCGGGTATTCTCAGGCATCCCGATAAATATCTGGACGCCGTGCGCCCGGGGATTCTGCTTTATGGCGTCAGCCCTCTGCCCGTGCTGCCCGAAGGGGTTGAGCTGAAACCGATATTTTCCTTCAAAACCGTCGTGGAGTCCATCCATGACACCGAAGCGGGAAGCGGAATCAGTTACGGGCTGCGCTACATCGCGAAAAGAAAGGAACGTACAGCCGTCATTCCCGTGGGGTACGGCGACGGGTGGACGCGAACGCTGTCGCTGAAAACGGAAGTTCTGATTCGGGGGAAACGCTGTCCCGTTCTGGGGACGATCTGTATGGATCACATGATGGTGGACGTTACCGATCTCGATCATACAGAGCTGGGAGACGAGGTCGTTCTTGTGGGAACGCAGGGAGAGGAGAGCATCACGATCGAAGAAATCGCGTCTCTGCGCGGGACCATTCCCTATGAGATTCCTCTGGCCCTGACGGAAAGTGTCCGACGCGTCTATGTTTGA
- the smpB gene encoding SsrA-binding protein SmpB, which translates to MSDKVVAQNRKARHDYFILDTMECGIVLTGTEIKSVRAGNLNLKDSYASIEKGELWLQGMHISPYEKGSYYNHDPERDRKLLVSKHELIRLNGRVREKGLTLVPLSIYIKEGRRAKVELAVAKGKTSYDKRDAIAERDAKRDMARAVRHRGRDDD; encoded by the coding sequence ATGTCGGATAAAGTCGTTGCGCAGAATCGAAAAGCCCGGCATGATTACTTCATTCTGGATACCATGGAGTGCGGTATCGTTCTGACGGGGACGGAAATCAAGAGCGTGCGGGCAGGAAACCTCAATTTAAAGGACTCCTACGCTTCCATCGAGAAGGGGGAGTTGTGGCTGCAGGGAATGCATATTTCTCCTTACGAAAAAGGCAGCTACTACAACCACGATCCGGAGCGCGACCGCAAATTGCTGGTCAGCAAACACGAGTTGATCCGTCTCAACGGTCGGGTGCGGGAAAAGGGGTTGACGCTGGTCCCTCTCTCCATCTACATTAAAGAAGGGCGAAGGGCGAAGGTCGAGCTGGCCGTCGCCAAGGGTAAAACCTCTTATGACAAGCGGGATGCCATTGCCGAGCGGGATGCGAAACGGGATATGGCGCGGGCGGTGCGTCACAGAGGCCGCGATGATGATTGA
- a CDS encoding type II toxin-antitoxin system VapC family toxin — protein MKKLKIYIDTSVISHLQHEDVPERTRETLLFWEELKTGKYEVFISDVTLQEIENCHQPKRTDLLNYLEDIEYEVLPENDNVWALAEAYIENGILTQKRISDCMHIAYATINKCDVIVSWNFKHMLRLRTIQGVRAVNARHGYVEPIDIIQPTMIGSEEDEA, from the coding sequence ATGAAAAAACTAAAAATTTACATCGACACGTCGGTCATCAGCCACCTGCAACACGAAGACGTGCCGGAGAGAACGAGAGAAACGCTGTTGTTTTGGGAAGAATTGAAAACAGGGAAGTATGAGGTATTTATTTCTGATGTAACGCTTCAGGAAATAGAGAACTGTCATCAGCCAAAGCGGACGGACCTGCTTAACTATCTGGAGGATATTGAGTATGAAGTCTTACCCGAAAATGACAATGTTTGGGCTCTGGCTGAAGCGTATATTGAAAACGGCATTTTGACGCAGAAACGAATCAGCGATTGTATGCACATAGCTTATGCCACGATAAATAAGTGTGATGTGATTGTATCATGGAATTTTAAACATATGTTGCGTCTAAGGACAATCCAGGGAGTCAGAGCGGTAAACGCACGACACGGGTATGTTGAACCAATAGACATAATACAGCCAACAATGATAGGGAGTGAGGAAGATGAAGCCTGA